The following are from one region of the Paenibacillus sp. KS-LC4 genome:
- a CDS encoding glycoside hydrolase yields the protein MKARFNNWGKKGMVGLTLIISMLIATAAYAASSSTPYAQLFWGNNKYYVFNNTWGSGTAGSGWWESIYYNSNSDMGWSWDWKTSNPNDVKAYPSIITGWQFSNNMTSGSGLPTRIWDNKNINTSVNYSLSANGNYNAAYDVWFHSTNSLTGTTTPSDELMVWLNSTNAWPLGSYVETATVGGTSWNLYKGTHPSGWNVYSFVRTSNTSSSNLNLKDFINHVVYNKNWMSNSRFVTSVQFGTEIFTGSGRMHIQNYSVTVQ from the coding sequence ATGAAAGCAAGATTTAATAATTGGGGCAAAAAAGGAATGGTTGGCTTGACATTAATTATAAGCATGCTTATAGCCACGGCTGCTTATGCCGCATCATCTTCAACACCCTATGCCCAACTGTTCTGGGGTAATAATAAGTATTATGTATTTAACAACACTTGGGGCAGTGGAACAGCCGGATCAGGTTGGTGGGAAAGTATTTATTATAATAGCAACTCTGATATGGGATGGTCTTGGGACTGGAAAACATCGAATCCCAATGATGTAAAGGCGTATCCTAGTATTATAACAGGCTGGCAATTCTCCAATAATATGACTTCCGGAAGCGGCTTGCCAACACGAATTTGGGATAATAAAAATATTAATACCTCGGTTAATTATTCGCTAAGCGCAAATGGAAATTATAATGCGGCTTATGATGTATGGTTCCACTCCACTAATTCGCTTACAGGGACAACTACCCCTTCCGATGAGCTGATGGTGTGGCTGAATTCAACCAATGCGTGGCCGCTAGGTTCTTATGTGGAAACGGCTACGGTTGGAGGTACATCTTGGAATCTGTATAAAGGCACCCATCCATCTGGCTGGAATGTGTACTCCTTCGTCCGTACAAGCAACACATCAAGCAGCAACCTTAACCTGAAGGACTTCATCAATCATGTCGTTTATAACAAAAACTGGATGAGCAATTCCAGATTCGTTACCAGCGTTCAATTCGGAACTGAAATTTTTACTGGAAGCGGAAGAATGCACATTCAAAACTATTCTGTAACGGTACAATAG
- a CDS encoding xanthine phosphoribosyltransferase, translated as MDILKQRILEQASVLSTDVLRLDSIINHQVDPALTMEMGHEFANRFAGERITKVITIESSGIPSAFATAYVLGVPLVFARRKKTLIADNDAYCERVPSFTKGMVTDIMVSKQYLTSDDRVLFIDDIIANGDAARGLLKIIERSGAKLVGMGVVVEKSFQAGARTLREQGVRMESLVSISSLEGGQITFE; from the coding sequence ATGGATATTTTAAAACAACGAATTTTGGAACAGGCTTCGGTACTGTCAACGGATGTGCTTAGGCTGGATTCTATTATCAACCACCAGGTCGATCCTGCATTAACGATGGAAATGGGCCATGAATTTGCAAACCGCTTCGCTGGAGAGCGAATTACGAAGGTCATCACTATAGAATCTTCAGGCATCCCGTCTGCTTTTGCAACGGCTTATGTGCTTGGTGTACCGCTTGTTTTTGCAAGACGCAAAAAGACTTTAATTGCTGATAACGATGCTTATTGTGAGCGTGTCCCTTCTTTTACGAAAGGAATGGTTACCGATATAATGGTATCCAAGCAATATTTGACAAGCGACGACCGGGTGCTGTTTATAGATGATATTATTGCCAATGGCGATGCTGCTAGAGGGCTTCTCAAAATTATTGAGCGCTCTGGCGCAAAGCTTGTAGGCATGGGTGTTGTCGTTGAAAAATCATTTCAGGCAGGCGCGCGCACGCTGCGGGAGCAAGGGGTTCGTATGGAATCGCTCGTTAGCATCTCCTCGCTTGAAGGCGGTCAAATTACATTTGAGTAA
- a CDS encoding xanthine phosphoribosyltransferase yields MELLKQKIRDEGIVLGEQVLKVDSFLNHQIDPHLMFAIGEHLAVLFAAAGVTKVLTIESSGIAPAVMAAMKLDVPLIFARKRKSLTLKDDLYTHKVYSFTKQEESEVSVARKFVQADDVFLIIDDFLANGEAALGMARIVEQAGAKVAGIGIVIEKSFQPGRERLIELGYRVESLARIASLSNGQVAFVE; encoded by the coding sequence ATGGAGCTTTTGAAGCAGAAGATTAGAGATGAGGGCATCGTGCTAGGCGAGCAGGTGCTTAAAGTGGATTCGTTTTTGAATCATCAGATTGATCCACACTTAATGTTTGCTATAGGGGAGCATCTTGCAGTGCTGTTTGCGGCAGCTGGCGTAACGAAGGTGTTGACGATCGAATCATCAGGAATTGCTCCTGCCGTCATGGCGGCAATGAAGCTGGACGTTCCGCTTATATTTGCTCGGAAACGCAAGTCATTGACGCTTAAGGATGATTTATATACGCATAAGGTATATTCCTTCACAAAGCAGGAGGAAAGCGAGGTTAGCGTAGCCCGCAAGTTTGTGCAGGCGGATGATGTGTTTCTTATCATTGATGATTTCTTGGCGAATGGAGAGGCTGCGCTTGGCATGGCGCGTATCGTTGAGCAGGCTGGAGCCAAAGTTGCGGGAATCGGCATCGTCATTGAGAAGTCCTTCCAACCGGGCAGAGAACGCTTGATCGAGCTTGGATATCGAGTGGAGTCGCTGGCAAGAATTGCTTCACTTTCGAACGGACAGGTTGCATTTGTCGAATAG
- a CDS encoding GNAT family N-acetyltransferase, translating into MSENPILISFPESFETERLLIRAPQWGDGIFCNEAIGESLEQLKPWMPFAQTMPTIEQSEAYVRKARLNFLERTDLPLHLFDKQTGAFVGSSGLHRFDWDVRRFEIGYWLRTSRLGQGLMTEAVNGITDFAIQELKASRIEIHCNEMNRASARVAERAGFTLEGVLRRSAREQTGELANACIYAKVKGYEF; encoded by the coding sequence ATGAGTGAAAATCCAATATTAATATCTTTCCCTGAATCATTTGAAACAGAGCGCTTGCTCATTCGGGCTCCGCAGTGGGGGGATGGCATTTTTTGCAATGAGGCGATTGGAGAAAGCCTGGAGCAGCTAAAGCCGTGGATGCCATTTGCACAAACGATGCCTACGATAGAGCAATCGGAAGCTTATGTGCGGAAGGCCCGGTTGAATTTTTTGGAGCGAACCGATTTGCCGCTGCATTTGTTCGATAAGCAGACAGGTGCCTTCGTTGGCAGCAGCGGATTGCATCGGTTCGACTGGGATGTGCGGAGGTTTGAAATCGGCTATTGGCTTAGAACGTCGCGCCTCGGCCAAGGCTTGATGACGGAGGCTGTGAATGGAATTACTGATTTTGCTATTCAGGAGCTGAAGGCTAGCCGAATCGAAATTCACTGTAATGAGATGAACCGCGCCAGTGCGCGAGTAGCGGAGCGAGCGGGCTTTACGTTGGAGGGTGTTTTGCGAAGGTCTGCCCGCGAACAAACAGGCGAGCTTGCAAATGCTTGTATCTATGCGAAGGTCAAAGGCTATGAATTTTAA
- a CDS encoding response regulator transcription factor encodes MNKTLLLVEDESLIREVIADYFKMSDWRVFEAENGKEALLWLETVQPDLIILDIMMPQLDGFEVCRQVRSRLAVPIILLTAKSSDEDKIMGFELGADDYVTKPFSPKVLLARASALMKRVEGSVVLQPNSLKFGDALLNLTAHRLDVNGAEVVLAPKEYDLLLFLIRNKGIVLRRDVILNQIWGMDFEGDSRVVDSHIKKLRSKLGFEARHIRTVIGTGYKFEEES; translated from the coding sequence ATGAATAAAACGTTATTGCTGGTGGAAGATGAAAGCTTGATTCGGGAAGTGATAGCCGATTATTTCAAGATGAGCGACTGGCGCGTATTTGAGGCGGAAAATGGCAAGGAAGCGCTGCTTTGGCTTGAAACCGTGCAGCCTGATCTGATCATTCTGGATATTATGATGCCGCAATTGGATGGTTTCGAGGTGTGCCGACAGGTTCGGAGCCGCCTTGCTGTTCCAATTATTTTATTAACGGCGAAATCCAGCGATGAAGATAAAATTATGGGGTTCGAATTAGGAGCCGACGATTATGTGACGAAGCCCTTCAGTCCTAAGGTGCTGCTGGCGCGGGCATCCGCCTTAATGAAACGGGTGGAGGGCAGCGTCGTGCTTCAGCCGAATAGTTTGAAGTTTGGCGATGCGCTGCTTAATTTGACGGCGCACCGCTTGGATGTAAACGGCGCGGAGGTTGTGCTTGCGCCCAAAGAATACGATTTGCTGTTATTTTTAATTCGAAATAAAGGCATTGTTTTGCGCAGGGACGTCATTTTGAACCAAATTTGGGGAATGGATTTTGAAGGGGATTCCCGTGTCGTTGATTCTCATATTAAGAAGCTTCGCAGCAAGCTGGGCTTTGAGGCACGGCATATTCGCACCGTTATTGGCACGGGCTACAAATTTGAGGAGGAGTCATGA
- a CDS encoding Rrf2 family transcriptional regulator produces the protein MVTSNRFAVAIHIMSLLDLDKAERLTSDQIAGSVNTNPVVIRRIIGMLAKAGLVQTSPGVAGASITRPLDEISLLDIYRAVQSQTQEELFAIHDKPNPNCPTGRNIQSSLEEVFAEARQAMEDKLASIRLSQVTRSIASKY, from the coding sequence ATAGTGACTAGCAATCGTTTTGCAGTAGCGATACACATTATGAGTCTGCTGGATTTGGATAAGGCTGAGCGATTGACATCCGACCAAATTGCGGGCAGCGTCAACACAAACCCGGTTGTCATTCGCCGGATCATCGGTATGCTGGCGAAAGCGGGTCTTGTGCAGACGAGTCCGGGAGTGGCTGGGGCGAGCATTACCCGCCCGCTGGACGAAATATCGCTGCTCGATATTTATCGGGCTGTACAATCGCAGACACAAGAGGAGCTATTCGCGATTCATGATAAGCCAAATCCGAATTGTCCGACTGGACGGAACATTCAGTCGTCGCTCGAAGAGGTTTTTGCTGAAGCGAGGCAGGCGATGGAAGATAAGCTTGCATCCATACGGCTGTCGCAGGTGACTCGCAGCATCGCGAGTAAATATTAA